AAACAGATTTCTTCTGAATTGCAAGTTCCACATGCCATAAGGATTGGCCATATCACATATCTTTGCTTCTCTTTgggaagagagaagaaaaagccAAGGAAAGGAATACCTCAATTCAGTTGCTCCCTACCAAATATGATTCCCAAAACTAGTGCCATTCCCAGAGTTTGTCTTGATTATGAACCCCTGCTTAATGATCCTCCCCATGATACTGCATCTCCCACATATGCACCTCAACAAATTTGAGGAGCTTATGGACTTCATTTTTGAATGAGGATTAGTTATTTGCATAGCGTTGTGTCTATTCGTTGACACTTCTTGGGATGGATAGTACAATTATCTCTTTTGTTTGTGACTATTTGGAAGAGTCACGAATACTTCTAGATATACGTGTTTCCATCATTTGTTTTACCAATAGGCTTAAGATTGGCGTAACATTTTATCAAATAGGTGTAACGGTGCATATCACAGTGACTCAAAAAGTATGCATCTTATGCAAACATATTTTTGTGTATGTATTGTACTTGCATGAGAATATCACAAAAGGACAGTGGTTGATTCCATCTTCCTTTGATCGGATCCATGGTCTTGGACTCTTCCCAGAGTATGTAGGTAGCTCAGAAAGGTCTCCATTAACTGTTTCAGTCATCACAGAAGTCACCATTCCTTAGCCCCTCATTGGTTGTTAGGCATTTGTCACTTTCTTCTATTTCGTTTCCATAGCGATTCACTGAACTTAGAAAAGCAACTAGAGCACAGCTAGTTTATATCCAACCTAAAGCTCTTGAACTAGAGAAGTTGCCTAGCATACTGAACATAAATGTAGATACAAAGcctcattttttagtttttaagtACTACAAAAGCCACTTTAAATGTCAAATGTATCACTTTTTTCATTCCCTACTTAATAATCATCTAACACGCAATTTTGAATGTGGTTTTACTTTTGACTATAACAGACCCTAAACGAGCATTTTTAAAAGAGTCAGATCCTCTAAGATCATTAACTTCAGTAGGAACCATGGGAAGGAAGATAAGAATGTACTGAGTAATTTAGAGAACCCCATCAGGTCCAAAGGGCCTCGAGACAGACACAAATGCTAACATGCAGGGGCGGCTCTAGAATTTCAGTTCAATAGTGACAAAATCGTACAGTAAACTTTTTACACTGGTTAAAATTTTAATGGGTTCAAACGATTACCAACACAGAGAAATAGGGTACAATTTACAAGTTGATGTGTTTCATCAATTCTTTCACTTCCAATAACACGGATTCCTCTTTCTTTCGTAACTGTAGTATCTACAGAAGTTACTAGAAAGATCCATATCAAAACATTGTTTTCAACCCAAAGGAGCTGAACGCCCAAGAAGTTCAAGTGCGTTCACAAGAGTCTTTCTAAACCTCACAACATCAATATTAAAATTCTGCTTTACAAGGTACACATCCTTAACAGCCTCATACCCTTTCGAGGCGATGGATTGCGGATCAACAATGACAGGGTGATCTTTGCCATAAAGAGAGACGAGAGAGCTTTCCTCTGGTTCAATTTTGTAATCTATGTAATTCAAACCCATTCCTATAGCTGGTGTGCCATAGGTGATGTTTGAGAGCCATTCAAGGCCCAGCCCCACCACTTGCACCAGGACAGCCCCTTTTTGCAAGAAGACAGCATTTGTCATCCCAGCACCGTGGGCGCCAACTAGTACGCTGCACGAGTTCACTATCTCTGCAAATTTGTCCAAATTGGCCGTCATATCAGGCTGTGCGATGATAACTCTGAAGCCCAATTCCTTTATCATGGTAACCATCTGATCTTCGTTCATAAAGGCTCTTTTGTTCTTACGAGAAATAAGTACCAATGTCGGTTTTTCCATTTGCGACAAATCTCGTATCTTTAGATTGTAAGATTCGGTGACAAACTGCCTGAAATCAAGCATGGAGTAACCTTCGGGGACGTCCATGGTCTTAATGGCAAGATTGTCATGGTAGTGAAGCCCGACAACTGCTCCCGTAAAGCAATGCACACTTACATTTGCTGCTGGATTAATGACTTCATAGCTTGACAAATGGGAGAAAATTTTCTTATATTTACTTATGAACCGAATATCAAAATCGGGGACAATAAAGCGTAGGCGAGATTGAAAATGGCGACTAGTGATGAACAAAGGAATTATTAATTCACTGATTTCATGGAATATGTTTCCTGAGGATGCGCCGGATGAGAAAACTACGGCAGGGACATTATGGGTATACTCACAAGCTGGAGGCGGGGAGATGTTTCCCTGAAGTACCTGCACTGATGAAATCCTTCTCATTGTCGACTTATCATCCTCCTTCGGATATGGACGAATTCTCCGACTGGCTTGGGGCATTCCTTGATTGAATGGTGCATAAACCGTCATTGTAAGTGTATCGATTCTTATTGGTCTATTGGACACACAAACTTCAGTGTGAATGTCATAATGGCAAGCAAATCCAGTCGCTTCCAGCTGAGTTTGATTTTCTCCTATACGCATGCATGCAATTCCACAGAAGAAACAAATTAGACATGGCAAATTGAGAGAAGGGTGACTATACATAATCTCTTATGTTACAGGGATGGCAATAGGGTGGGGTGGGGGTGGATATTACTATCCCCATCCCCAATCCATCCACTCCTATCCCATCTCCATCCCCTCCCCGATCTCCAccgggaaattttttttaacctctTCCCACACCGCACCCCCAAACGGGGAACGGAGATCCAAACGGAGAAGCAGGCTTGGGCTTCCAATCATTTGATATCTACAGAAATTAATACACCACTGAtgaaaaaaagacagtttttcATAATGCACTGGACTTGGGTCTACCGCTTATTCCTTCATAGTTAAAACAGACTTCAAGTCTTGAACACATCTAATGCAAAG
The sequence above is drawn from the Rhododendron vialii isolate Sample 1 chromosome 6a, ASM3025357v1 genome and encodes:
- the LOC131329405 gene encoding alpha-1,3-arabinosyltransferase XAT3-like, with the translated sequence MEKVPRSLVLGATPLFCLLLLTLLYTADIGSREVPSSQWKKTDSGASRIEHQHDHLHFLMKRLLKGENQTQLEATGFACHYDIHTEVCVSNRPIRIDTLTMTVYAPFNQGMPQASRRIRPYPKEDDKSTMRRISSVQVLQGNISPPPACEYTHNVPAVVFSSGASSGNIFHEISELIIPLFITSRHFQSRLRFIVPDFDIRFISKYKKIFSHLSSYEVINPAANVSVHCFTGAVVGLHYHDNLAIKTMDVPEGYSMLDFRQFVTESYNLKIRDLSQMEKPTLVLISRKNKRAFMNEDQMVTMIKELGFRVIIAQPDMTANLDKFAEIVNSCSVLVGAHGAGMTNAVFLQKGAVLVQVVGLGLEWLSNITYGTPAIGMGLNYIDYKIEPEESSLVSLYGKDHPVIVDPQSIASKGYEAVKDVYLVKQNFNIDVVRFRKTLVNALELLGRSAPLG